One Mycolicibacterium sp. ND9-15 genomic window, AGACCTCGGTCGCAGGGCTGCTGACCGAGCTATCGGTGCACAACATCGGCGCGGTGGTGGTGGTCTCACCCGACGGCGTGGTCGGCATCGTCTCCGAGCGCGACGTCGTGCGCGCACTGCGAACTCGGGGTGCTGATCTGCTGCACAGTCCGGTGTCGGAGATCATGACCGCCCTTGCGGCCACCTGCGAGCCCAACGATTCGGTGGACAGCCTCAGCGCGCTGATGACGACGAACCGGGTTCGGCACATCCCGGTCATCGAGAACGGCAGGCTCGCGGGCATCGTCAGCATCGGCGACGTGGTCAAGACCCGGATGGAAGAACTCGAGACCCAACAGGAGCATTTGCAGGCCTACATCACCCGTGGCTGACGTCTCGGTCGCGCCCGCGGTCCGGCAGCATGTGCGCGACATGTCGCAAGTGCTTGCGCGGGCGTTCTACGACGATCCGGTGATGTCCTGGATGCTGCCCGACGACGCCACGCGTGAGCGCGGCCTCAGGCGGATGTTCGCCACGATGACCCGCCAGCATTTCCTGCGCACCGAAGGAGTGGAGGTAGCCGGCGACGGACGCGTCGGAGCCGCTGCGCTGTGGGACCCGCCGGGCAAGTGGCGGCAGACGCGGCTGCAGGAACTGAGGATGATGCCGGCGTTCATTCGGGCGTTCGGAGCCCAGGTACGCCGAGGTCAATACATGGCCGATCTGATGAAGGCGCAACATCCCGAGGAGCCGCACTGGTATCTCGGGGTGATCGGGAGCGACCCGACCGTCCGCGGCACCGGATTCGGGCAGGCGCTGATGCGCTCGCGGCTGGACCGCTGCGACGCTACATACGCTCCCGCGTACCTCGAGTCGAGCAACCCGGACAACATCGGCTACTACCAGCGCTTCGGGTTCGTGGTCACCGGTGAGATCAGACTGCCCGACGGCGGCCCGAGCCTGTGGCCGATGTGGCGCGACCCGCGATAGATTTCCTCGCGAGAGACCGCGAAATGCCAAATCTGCGCGGCGTGTCGCGTACAGCCACGGTCGCTCGCGCAACGGGAAAGGGCGTCAGCTCCAGGAGTATTCGGTGCGCAGGCGAATGGCGACCGCTTCGAACCTCTCCCGGGCGAGGATCGCACCTTCGCGGCGGATCCCGCCTTCGGGAACGTCGAGCACGCGGTCCAGTCGCACCCAACTGGCCCGGCCCTCGTAGTCCCAGGTGCCGGTGCCGATGGCCACCCAGTTCGGATCGTCGCGATGGTGGTCCCGGCTGGACAGCATGAGGCCCAGCAGCGTGGACCGGTCGCGCCCGACCACCAGCACGGGCCGATCCTTACCCTGCGTCGGATCGTCCTCGTAGACCACCCAGGTCCACACGATCTCGCCGGGATCGGCGCGGCCGTCGAGGTCCGGTGCGTACACCACCTTGCGGGCCCGGTGGGCGGTCGGTACGAAGTTGCTGCTGACCGGCCGTCCCGCGGTGATCGCCGGCGCCTCGTCCCTCGAGGCGCCCGCGATCGTCTCCAAACCGATTCTGATGCCTTGCTGGATACCGCGCTGCACGGTCTCGGACTGACCGATCTGGCGAATGAATTTCGGCGCCTCGTTGAACACCAGGTTCTCCGCGAAGCGTTGGAAGGTCTGCATCGCTTTCCAGGGCGGAGCCATGTTCCCGAGCATAAGCGAGGCCGGTACCGCGCGATTGTGTGCTGCGGGCACCGCCTCGATACGCTGGTGGTACCCGCCGCCCCGCCTCACCAGGAGATTCCCATCAGCAGTTTCGCCGATCAGACCTTCACGGCGCCGGCGCAGATCCGGAACTTCTGCATCATCGCCCATATCGATCACGGCAAGTCGACGTTGGCCGACCGGATGCTGCAACTCACCGGCGTCGTCGCCGATCGCGACATGCGTGCGCAATACCTCGACCGGATGGACATCGAGCGCGAGCGCGGAATCACGATCAAGGCGCAAAACGTGCGATTGCCCTGGAAAGTCACCGACGACGTCGGTGCCGAAGAGAACTACGTTCTGCACCTGATCGACACCCCCGGGCACGTCGACTTCACCTACGAGGTCTCCCGTGCGCTGGAGGCGTGCGAGGGCGCGGTGCTGCTCGTCGACGCCGCCCAGGGCATCGAGGCGCAGACGCTGGCCAACCTCTACCTGGCGCTGGATCGCGACCTGCACATCATCCCCGTGCTCAACAAGATCGACCTGCCCGCGGCCGACCCTGACCGCTATGCCGCCGAACTCGCCCACATCATCGGCTGCGAGCCCGGCGACGTGCTGCGGGTGTCCGGCAAGACCGGCGTAGGGGTGGCCGACCTGCTCGACCACGTCGTGCGCGAGGTGCCGCCGCCGGTCGGCGACGCCGACGCGCCGGCCAGGGCGATGATCTTCGACTCGGTCTACGACACCTACCGCGGCGTGGTGACCTACGTCCGCGTCGTCGACGGCAAGATCGTGCCGCGCGAACGCATCAAGATGATGTCCACCGGCGCCACCCATGAACTGCTCGAGGTCGGCATCGTCTCGCCGGAACCCAAGGCCTCCGCCGGTCTCGGCGTCGGCGAGGTGGGCTACCTCATCACCGGCGTCAAGGATGTGCGCCAGTCGAAGGTCGGGGACACCGTGACGACGGCGCGCAACGGCGCCGCCGAACCACTCACCGGGTACCGCGAGCCGCGCCCGATGGTGTACTCGGGGCTGTATCCGGTTGACGGTTCGGACTATCCGGATCTGCGCGACGCGTTGGACAAACTGCAACTCAACGACGCCGCGCTGACGTATGAGCCGGAAACCTCGGTGGCGCTGGGATTCGGCTTCCGCAGCGGCTTTCTGGGGCTGCTGCACATGGAGATCACCCGCGAGCGCCTCGAGCGCGAGTTCAACCTCGATCTCATCTCCACGTCGCCCAACGTCGTGTACCGGGTCGTCACCGAGGACGGCAGCGAGATCGTCGTCACCAATCCCTCGGACTGGCCGGACGCCAAGATCCGCGCGGTCTTCGAGCCGGTGGTCAAGACCACGATCATCGCGCCGAGCGAGTTCATCGGGACCATCATGGAGCTGTGCCAGTCGCGGCGCGGCGAGCTCGGCGGCATGGACTACCTCTCGCCGGAGCGGGTGGAGCTGCGCTACACGATGCCGCTGGGCGAGATCATCTTCGACTTCTTCGACGCGCTGAAGTCGCGCACCCGCGGCTACGCCAGCCTCGACTACGAGGAGGCGGGCGAGCAGGAGGCCGACCTGGTCAAGGTCGACATCCTGCTGCAGGGCGAGCCGGTCGACGCGTTCTCGGCGATCGTGCACAAGGAGTCGGCGTACGCCTACGGCAACAAGATGACCACCAAGCTCAAGGAGCTGATTCCGCGTCAACAGTTCGAGGTTCCGGTGCAGGCCGCGATCGGTTCCAAGATCATCGCTCGCGAAAACATCCGCGCGATCCGCAAAGACGTGCTATCGAAGTGCTACGGCGGCGACATAAGCCGCAAGCGCAAGCTGCTGGAGAAGCAGAAGGAAGGCAAGAAGCGGATGAAGACGATCGGCCGGGTCGAGGTGCCGCAGGAGGCGTTCGTCGCCGCGCTGTCCACCGACTCGTCCGCCGACAAGGCCAAGAAGTAGACAGCCATGCGCTCGGCGGCGATGGCGGCGGCGGTGCTGGGCGCATGCGCGACACTCGCCGGCTGTTCGGTGGTGCCCGCCGCCGATGCTCCTGCCCCGCGCGTCGCCGAGGTCGTCAAGCCGTCGCCGAATCGGACACTGGACCGGGCGCTGCCAACCGCCGAGGAACTGACCGCGACGCTGGGCGCCACCGGCTTCATGGGCCAACTGGTCGAGGGTGGCGCCGACGTGCTGCTGCAGGGCGTGCAGGAGGCCGAGGCCACCCCGGTCGACTGCGTGAGCACCGGTTACCGGCTGGAAAAGGTGGTCTACCAGGCCAGCCCGGTGCGGTCGGTGGCCAGCCAGTCCTGGGCCGGAGGTGACGTCAACGGGCCCACCGCAACCGGGTTCTTCGGGGTCGTCGAGTTCATCGACGCCGACGCCGCGGGCGAGTTCTTCGCCGCATCGGCCGACAAGTGGCACCGGTGCAATGGCCAGACACTGGTGCTGCACCAACACGACCGCGGTGCGCAGGGCTCCAGCCGGATCACCGACGTGGGCCTCGACAACCGCATCGTGTTCGCGGTCGTGATGCAGGACGCGGGGTCGACGATTCAGCGCGCGCTCGGTGTCGCGGGCGACTGCATCGTCGACGTCGAGATCGCCGACGTCGCCGGGCCCAGCGACAGCGGCGCCCAGGATGCCGCGGCGGTCGCGAACCTGATGCTGCAGAAGATCGGCTATTCCTGACGCCGCAGAAACACAGGCGGTCTTGCGTCTTGTCGCGCCAGGAAAGGTGCCTACATCGGGGCGTTGGCGGGGACGAACTCGCCCGAGCTGTCGGCTTCCTCCTCGGCGCGGATCACGTGCACGACGGCGTTGATCAACGCCAGGTGGGTGAACGCCTGCGGGAAGTTACCCAGGTGCCTGCCGGTGCGCGGCTCGATCTCCTCGGCGTACAGGTGCAGCGGGCTGGCGAACGACAGCAGGCGTTCACACAAGTGCTTCGCGCGGCTGATCTCGCCGATCTCGACCAGCGCCGAAACCAGCCAGAACGAGCAGATCGTGAAGGTGCCCTCCTCGCCGGACAGCCCATCGTCGGTCTCCTCGACCCGGTAGCGCAGCACCAGACCTTCCTCGGTGAGCTCGTCGGCGATCGCCAGCACGGTGGCCCGCACCCGCGGGTCGTCGGGCGGCAGAAAGCGGGTCAGCACGGCCAACAGCAGCGAGGCGTCGAGCGCGTCGTCGCCGTAACGCTGCGTCAGCACGCCCCGGGAGTCGACGCCGTGCTTGAGCACGTCGGCCTTGATCTCCTCGGCAGTCGCTCGCCACTGCTGGGCATAGGATTTCTCGCCTTGGAGTTCGGCCAGTTTGGAACCGCGGTCCAACGCCACCCAGCACATGATCTTGCTGGAGGTGAAGTGCTGCGGTTCGCCGCGCACCTCCCAGATGCCGCGATCCGGCTCCTTCCAGTGCTTGATCGCTTCTTCGACCTGGAGTTTGCACACCGGCCACAGCGTGTCGGAGATCTGCTCACGCGACTTGGCGTGCAAGTACACCGAATCGAGCATGGTGCCCCAGATGTCGTGCTGCCGCTGGTTGTAGGCACCGTTGCCGATGCGCACCGGCCGCGCCCCGTCGTACCCCGACAGGTGGCGCAGCTCCTCCTCGACCAGCGTGCGCTCGCCGCCGATGGCATACATCACCTGAAGCGGATGTCGCTCACCGTTGTTCGCACCGGACACGTCGGCGATGAACGCGAAGAAGTCGTCGGCCTCGCGGTCCAGGCCCAACGTGTAGAGGCCCCACAGCGCGAACGTCGAATCGCGCACCCACGCATAGCGGTAGTCCCAGTTGCGTTCGCCCTGAGGCGTTTCCGGTAACGAGGTGGTGGGTGCGGCCAACAGCGCGCCGGTCGGGGAGTACGTCAGCCCCTTCAGGGTGAGCGCGCTGCGCTGCAGATAAGCCCGCCACGGGTGATCCGGGAAGTCGCCGACGTTGATCCACTGGCGCCAGGCCTCGCTGGTCTGCCACATCTTGTCGGCGGCCTCGTCGTAGGTCTGGGGTGCCGGGTGTTTGGACCAGGACAGCGCGACGAACGCGTTGTCGCCCTCCTTCATCCGCGTGCGTGCCCGCGCCTCGTGTCCTTCCAAGCCGAGCCGCAGGTTGGTGGTGAGCCGAAGCGTGGGATGCGCGTCGGCGTCGCGGGTGGCCCGCGCGATCGCCTCGCCGTACGCCTGCGCGGAGTACTCCCATGTGGCGGGGATGCGGTGGTAGTCGAACGCCGGCTCGCAGTTCATCACCAGTTCTACGGTGCCGCTCACGCATCGCACGGTGCGCAACAGGATGTGCTCGGCGTCCCAGTCCATCGGCGTGCGGCGGTGCGTGCGCGATCGGGCCTCGAGGTCGTGCCACGGACCCATCACCAACGCCTCGCGCACGATCAGCCAGCCGGTGTGGGTCTGCCACGTCGTCTCCAGGATCAGGCTGCCGGGCAGGTAGCGCCGCGCCGAGGGCACGGTCACCCCGTAGGGTCCGAGCCGGAAATGGCCGGCGCCGCGATCCAGAATGGCGCCGAACACGCTGGGGGAGTCGGGCCGCGGTGCGCACAACCACTCGACCGACCCGGCCGAGGAGATCAGGCAGGTGTTCTCGCAGTCCGACAGGAAGCCGTAGTCGGCGATGGGCGGAAACGGGTTCCGCAACGCTCCGGTGGGCGCGTAGGGCGTCGGTGCGGTCACGGTCAGCGGCGTGCTGGCCATGACGGCTTGGGCGGGCTTCGCCCCGTTCTCGGTCTCCGCTGACCCATCCGACGGCCCGGTTTGTTGCAGAACCATGTCGCCATCATCGACTGCCGACGTGCCCGGCGTCTACTTGTCGGCTCGCTAACCGGGCGGCTCCCGGCGGGCAAACGCCGGAATGTGTTCGGGCAGGGGACCGATCGCCACCGCGTACGCCACCACCCCGCGCAGCAGCGGCAGCCTGGCGGCCAGTCGCACCAGCAGGGGCGGATCGGCCTGCCCGGTCGACGCCACGGCCACCCCGATGACACGGCGATGGATCATCTTCTGCACCGACTGGATCAGTACCGCAGGCAACCATCGCCGGGCCTGCACGCGCGCCAGATGCCTACTCGACAGTGTGCCCGCACGTAACGGGCCGGCCAGGATCCGCCCCGCCGCGACGGCGTCGGCCACCGCGAGGTTGATCCCGACCCCGCCGACCGGCGACATCGCATGGGCGGCGTCGCCGATCAGCAGCAGGCCCTCGGTGTACCAGCGGCGCAACCGGTTCAGTTGCACGTCGAGCAGTTTCACGTCGTCGAACGACGTCACCGTCCCGATGCGGTCGGCCAACCACGGCACCAGGCTCACCACACCGCGGTGCAGCGATGCGATTCCCTGCGCGCGCAACTGCTCGTCGCGGCCCTTGGGGATGATGTAGGCGCACTGGAAATAGTCGCCGCGGTCGATGGCGACCTGCGCATGTCCGGCGCCGAGCACACCGGCGAGCCCATGCGGATCCTCGGCGTCCCGGGGCACCCGGAACCACCAGACGTCCATCGGCACCCCGAACTTCTTCGGCCTCAGGCCCATCGCGGTGCGCAGCGTCGAAGACCGCCCGTCACACGCGACGGTCAACGTCGCGCGCATCTGGTGAACCTCGCCGTCGGCACCGCGGTAGCGGACCCCGACCACGGCGTCGTCCACGCAGACGGGTCCCAGCACTTCTGTGCTGCGCAGCAGCGTGAAGGACGGCTCCCGTTCCGCGGCCGACGCGAGCAGTTCGAGAAAATCCCACTGCGGAACAAGCGCAATGTGCTTGTGCGGCCCCGGGATACGTCGCAGATCCATCACAACCTGGGTGCCTTGCACGGTCAGCGCCAGCTTCTCGATCTCGCGGTGCGGGACGGCGGCGAACTCGTCGGACAGCCCCAATTCGTCGAGCAGTCGCAGCGTGCTGGCGTGCACGGTGTCACCGCGGAAGTCGCGCAGGAAGTCGGGGTGCTTCTCCATCACCGTGACCTCGACCCCGGCGCGGGCCAGAAGCAGCCCGAGCATCATGCCCGCCGGGCCGCCACCGACCACGATGCAGGTGGTGTCCCCTGCCGGGCGGGCGGGGTCCCAGTCGGTGGACACGAGCCCATCTTCGCATCGCATAGGGTGACCGTGTGGGCGGCTTCTTGAGTTGGTGGGACGGGGTCGAGCTGTGGCTCACCGGCCTGCCGTTCGTCGCCCAGACCGCACTGGTGATGCCGGTGGTGCTCGCCTTGGCGTACGGCCTCGCGGTCGTGTTCGACGGCGCCCTCGGCAACGGGATCAGGTTGCTGCGCCACTTGCGTCACGACGATCGGGACGCCGAACGATGAGCGGCGGTATGCCGCGGTCGCGAGTGACGTTGGTGCTCGTCATCTTGCTGATCCTGGTGCTCGTCATGTGGCTGTTCACCCGGTGACATCGCAGGAAACCCGCGACGAGCAGCTTGCGGAATCTCTGTTAGGCTTCGCGCCATGCAGACAGCGTCCGGCAACGGAAGCGGCCATGTGCTGGCCCTCATTGCCGTGGGTTTGAGCGCCGTCGCTGATGTTTGTTGTTGTTGCTGATTCCTTACCCGTCCGCGGTTCGGTGTCGGTAACGGCTGTGGGATGACGCGCTCGCGCTGATCCATCGCCTTCCCGTCGGTCCGGGTGCCACCTAGAGTCCCCAAGGAAAGGTCACCGATGGTCAACATCTCCAACTCCTGGCGCGCCGCTGCGGCGCTGGCCACCACCGCCGCGGTGCTCGCCGCGTGTGGTGGCGGATCGAGCGACGTGGTGGGCGAGCGCGGCGGCGACACCGCCGACACGACGCTCACCCTCGCCGCCTACGCCGTGCCGGAACCGGGCTGGAGCAAGATCATCCCGGCGTTCGCCGCGACGTCGGAGGGCGAGGGCGTCGCCGTCACCCCCTCCTACGGCGCCTCGGGCGACCAGTCCCGAGCGGTCGTCGACGGCAAGCCCGCCGACATCGTGAACTTCTCGGTCGAACCCGACATCACCCGGCTGGTCGAGGCCGACAAGGTGGCCAAGGACTGGAACGCCGACGCGACCAAGGGCATCCCGTTCGGGTCCGTGGTCACGTTCGTGGTTCGCGAGGGCAACCCCAAGAACATCGGGGACTGGGACGACCTGCTGCAACCCGGTATCGAGGTCGTCACCCCGAGCCCGCTCAGCTCGGGCTCGGCTAAGTGGAACCTGCTGGCGCCCTACGCGGCCAAGAGCAACGGCGGCCAGGACGAGCAGGCCGGCATCGATTACGTCAACAGGCTGGTCAGCGAGCACGTCAAGACCCGGCCCGGGTCCGGCCGCGAAGCCACCGACGTGTTCCTGCAGGGCACCGGCGACGTGTTGCTGAGCTACGAGAACGAGGCCATCAACGTCGAGCGACAGGGCAAGCCGGTCGAGCACGTCAACCCGCCGCAGACGTTCAAGATCGAGAACCCCGTTGCCGTGGTCACCTCGAGCGCGCATCTGGACAAGGCCAACGCGCTGAAGAATTTCCTCTACACCCCGGAGGGGCAGAAGATCTGGGCCGAGGCCGGCTTCCGGCCCGTCGACCCGGCCGTCGCCGAGGATTTCGCCACCGACTTCCCCACGCCGGCGAAGCTGTGGACCATCGCCGATCTGGGCGGCTGGGACGCGGTCGACCCGACGCTGTTCGACAAGGACAACGGCAGCATCACCAAGATCTACAAGCAGGCGACTGGATGACCCCAGCGCCGGGAACGCCGGGTCCCCACCTCGAGGCGACCCGGCCCGACGGTGCGGGCGACCGGACGCCCGGCCTCCTGGGCGGCCGGTACGGGACCACGTCGCTGCGCGTGGGCGCGGCCTCGATCTGGTTGAGCCTCATCGTGCTGCTGCCCCTGGCCGCGATCCTTTGGCAGGCCGCGGGCGGGGGATGGAAGGCGTTCTGGCTCGCGGTCACGTCGAACGCGGCCATCGAGTCGTTCCGGGTGACGTTGACCGTTTCGGTCGGGGTGACTTTGGTCAACCTGGTCTTCGGACTGCTGGTGGCGTGGGTGCTGACGCGCGACGAGTTCCCCGGCAGGCGATTGGTCGACTCGGTGATCGACTTGCCGTTCGCACTGCCGACCATCGTGGCCAGCCTGGTGATGCTGGCACTCTACGGACCGGCCAGCCCCGTCGGTCTGCACCTGCAGCACACGAAATGGGGCATCGGGGTGGCACTCCTGTTCGTCACGCTGCCCTTCGTCGTGCGCTCCGTGCAACCGGTGCTGCTGGAACTCGACCGCGAGGTCGAAGAAGCCGCGGCCTCACTGGGCGCCAGCAACTGGATCATCTTCACCAGGGTGATGCTGCCCGCACTTCTGCCGTCGCTGCTTTCGGGTGCCGGCCTGGCGTTCTCACGCGCCATCGGCGAGTTCGGTTCGGTGGTGCTGATCGGCGGTGCCGTGCCCGGCGAGACCGAGGTGTCCTCCCAGTGGATCAGGACGCTGATCGAGAACGACGACCGCACCGGTGCCGCGGCGATATCGATTGTGCTGCTGGCGATCTCGTTCGCGGTGCTGTTGATCCTGCGCGCCGTGGGCGCACGCGCCGCCAAACGCGATGAGCTGGTCCAATGATCCTCTCTCCCGCGGTCAAGCACCTGCTGCGCTACCTTGCGCTGGCCTACGTCATCGTGCTGGTGGTAGTCCCGGTCGGCCTGATCCTGTGGCGCACCTTCGCACCGGGTGTGGGCGCGTTCGTCGCATCGATCACGACCCCGGCGGCGATATCGGCGCTGCAACTGTCGCTTCTGGTGGTCGCGATCGTGGTGCCGCTCAACGTGCTGTTCGGGGTGCCGACGGCTCTGGTCTTGGCGCGCAACAAGTTTCGTGGCAAGAGCGCCATGCAGGCGGTCATCGACCTACCGTTCGCGGTGTCGCCGGTGGTTGTTGGTGTCGCGCTGATACTGCTGTGGGGTTCGGCGGGGCTCTTCGGTTTCGTCGACAACAACCTGGGTCTCAAGATCATCTTCGGGTTCCCCGGCATCGTGCTGGCGAGCATCTTCGTCACGGTGCCGTTCGTCATCCGTGAGGTCGAACCGGTGTTGCACGAGATCGGCACCGACCAGGAAGAGGCCGCGGCGACGCTGGGTTCGCAGTGGTGGCAGACGTTCTGGCGCGTCACGCTGCCGTCCATCCGGTGGGGGCTGACCTACGGTGTCGTGTTGACGATCGCGCGCACCCTCGGTGAGTACGGCGCCGTCCTCATGGTGTCGTCCAACCTGCCGGGAACATCACAAACACTCACGCTGTTGGTGTCGGACCGATATAACCGGGGTGCGGAGTACGGCGCCTACGCAGTGTCGACTCTGCTGATGTCCGTGGCCGTGGTGGTGTTGATCGCGCAGGTCGTGTTCGACGCCCGCCGGTCCCGGGACAGCAGGTAGGCATGGGGAGAAGGAGACGATGAGCGACGCGATCGTGGTGCGGGGCGCCAACAAGCATTACGGCGACTTCGCGGCCTTGGACAACGTCGATTTCGAGGTGCCGGCCGGTTCGCTCACCGCGCTGCTGGGACCCAGCGGGTCGGGCAAGTCGACGCTGCTGCGGGCGATCGCGGGCCTGGACCAACCCGACACCGGCACCATCACGATCAACGGGCGCGACGTCACCAACGTACCGCCGCAGCGCCGCGGTATCGGCTTCGTGTTCCAGCACTATGCGGCGTTCAAACACCTCACGGTGCGCGACAACGTCGCGTTCGGGCTGAAGATCCGCAAGCGGCCGAAGGCCGAGATCGCCGAGAAGGTCGACAATCTCCTCGAAGTGGTGGGGCTGGCCGGTTTCCAGACCCGCTACCCC contains:
- a CDS encoding CBS domain-containing protein codes for the protein MRIADVLRSKGAAVATITPETSVAGLLTELSVHNIGAVVVVSPDGVVGIVSERDVVRALRTRGADLLHSPVSEIMTALAATCEPNDSVDSLSALMTTNRVRHIPVIENGRLAGIVSIGDVVKTRMEELETQQEHLQAYITRG
- a CDS encoding GNAT family N-acetyltransferase, giving the protein MSQVLARAFYDDPVMSWMLPDDATRERGLRRMFATMTRQHFLRTEGVEVAGDGRVGAAALWDPPGKWRQTRLQELRMMPAFIRAFGAQVRRGQYMADLMKAQHPEEPHWYLGVIGSDPTVRGTGFGQALMRSRLDRCDATYAPAYLESSNPDNIGYYQRFGFVVTGEIRLPDGGPSLWPMWRDPR
- a CDS encoding type II toxin-antitoxin system PemK/MazF family toxin, producing MAPPWKAMQTFQRFAENLVFNEAPKFIRQIGQSETVQRGIQQGIRIGLETIAGASRDEAPAITAGRPVSSNFVPTAHRARKVVYAPDLDGRADPGEIVWTWVVYEDDPTQGKDRPVLVVGRDRSTLLGLMLSSRDHHRDDPNWVAIGTGTWDYEGRASWVRLDRVLDVPEGGIRREGAILARERFEAVAIRLRTEYSWS
- the lepA gene encoding translation elongation factor 4, with the protein product MHRFPGRSHVPEHKRGRYRAIVCCGHRLDTLVVPAAPPHQEIPISSFADQTFTAPAQIRNFCIIAHIDHGKSTLADRMLQLTGVVADRDMRAQYLDRMDIERERGITIKAQNVRLPWKVTDDVGAEENYVLHLIDTPGHVDFTYEVSRALEACEGAVLLVDAAQGIEAQTLANLYLALDRDLHIIPVLNKIDLPAADPDRYAAELAHIIGCEPGDVLRVSGKTGVGVADLLDHVVREVPPPVGDADAPARAMIFDSVYDTYRGVVTYVRVVDGKIVPRERIKMMSTGATHELLEVGIVSPEPKASAGLGVGEVGYLITGVKDVRQSKVGDTVTTARNGAAEPLTGYREPRPMVYSGLYPVDGSDYPDLRDALDKLQLNDAALTYEPETSVALGFGFRSGFLGLLHMEITRERLEREFNLDLISTSPNVVYRVVTEDGSEIVVTNPSDWPDAKIRAVFEPVVKTTIIAPSEFIGTIMELCQSRRGELGGMDYLSPERVELRYTMPLGEIIFDFFDALKSRTRGYASLDYEEAGEQEADLVKVDILLQGEPVDAFSAIVHKESAYAYGNKMTTKLKELIPRQQFEVPVQAAIGSKIIARENIRAIRKDVLSKCYGGDISRKRKLLEKQKEGKKRMKTIGRVEVPQEAFVAALSTDSSADKAKK
- a CDS encoding sensor domain-containing protein yields the protein MRSAAMAAAVLGACATLAGCSVVPAADAPAPRVAEVVKPSPNRTLDRALPTAEELTATLGATGFMGQLVEGGADVLLQGVQEAEATPVDCVSTGYRLEKVVYQASPVRSVASQSWAGGDVNGPTATGFFGVVEFIDADAAGEFFAASADKWHRCNGQTLVLHQHDRGAQGSSRITDVGLDNRIVFAVVMQDAGSTIQRALGVAGDCIVDVEIADVAGPSDSGAQDAAAVANLMLQKIGYS
- a CDS encoding glycoside hydrolase family 15 protein, encoding MVLQQTGPSDGSAETENGAKPAQAVMASTPLTVTAPTPYAPTGALRNPFPPIADYGFLSDCENTCLISSAGSVEWLCAPRPDSPSVFGAILDRGAGHFRLGPYGVTVPSARRYLPGSLILETTWQTHTGWLIVREALVMGPWHDLEARSRTHRRTPMDWDAEHILLRTVRCVSGTVELVMNCEPAFDYHRIPATWEYSAQAYGEAIARATRDADAHPTLRLTTNLRLGLEGHEARARTRMKEGDNAFVALSWSKHPAPQTYDEAADKMWQTSEAWRQWINVGDFPDHPWRAYLQRSALTLKGLTYSPTGALLAAPTTSLPETPQGERNWDYRYAWVRDSTFALWGLYTLGLDREADDFFAFIADVSGANNGERHPLQVMYAIGGERTLVEEELRHLSGYDGARPVRIGNGAYNQRQHDIWGTMLDSVYLHAKSREQISDTLWPVCKLQVEEAIKHWKEPDRGIWEVRGEPQHFTSSKIMCWVALDRGSKLAELQGEKSYAQQWRATAEEIKADVLKHGVDSRGVLTQRYGDDALDASLLLAVLTRFLPPDDPRVRATVLAIADELTEEGLVLRYRVEETDDGLSGEEGTFTICSFWLVSALVEIGEISRAKHLCERLLSFASPLHLYAEEIEPRTGRHLGNFPQAFTHLALINAVVHVIRAEEEADSSGEFVPANAPM
- a CDS encoding FAD-dependent oxidoreductase; its protein translation is MMLGLLLARAGVEVTVMEKHPDFLRDFRGDTVHASTLRLLDELGLSDEFAAVPHREIEKLALTVQGTQVVMDLRRIPGPHKHIALVPQWDFLELLASAAEREPSFTLLRSTEVLGPVCVDDAVVGVRYRGADGEVHQMRATLTVACDGRSSTLRTAMGLRPKKFGVPMDVWWFRVPRDAEDPHGLAGVLGAGHAQVAIDRGDYFQCAYIIPKGRDEQLRAQGIASLHRGVVSLVPWLADRIGTVTSFDDVKLLDVQLNRLRRWYTEGLLLIGDAAHAMSPVGGVGINLAVADAVAAGRILAGPLRAGTLSSRHLARVQARRWLPAVLIQSVQKMIHRRVIGVAVASTGQADPPLLVRLAARLPLLRGVVAYAVAIGPLPEHIPAFARREPPG
- a CDS encoding Ms4533A family Cys-rich leader peptide; its protein translation is MQTASGNGSGHVLALIAVGLSAVADVCCCC
- a CDS encoding sulfate ABC transporter substrate-binding protein — its product is MVNISNSWRAAAALATTAAVLAACGGGSSDVVGERGGDTADTTLTLAAYAVPEPGWSKIIPAFAATSEGEGVAVTPSYGASGDQSRAVVDGKPADIVNFSVEPDITRLVEADKVAKDWNADATKGIPFGSVVTFVVREGNPKNIGDWDDLLQPGIEVVTPSPLSSGSAKWNLLAPYAAKSNGGQDEQAGIDYVNRLVSEHVKTRPGSGREATDVFLQGTGDVLLSYENEAINVERQGKPVEHVNPPQTFKIENPVAVVTSSAHLDKANALKNFLYTPEGQKIWAEAGFRPVDPAVAEDFATDFPTPAKLWTIADLGGWDAVDPTLFDKDNGSITKIYKQATG
- the cysT gene encoding sulfate ABC transporter permease subunit CysT, encoding MTPAPGTPGPHLEATRPDGAGDRTPGLLGGRYGTTSLRVGAASIWLSLIVLLPLAAILWQAAGGGWKAFWLAVTSNAAIESFRVTLTVSVGVTLVNLVFGLLVAWVLTRDEFPGRRLVDSVIDLPFALPTIVASLVMLALYGPASPVGLHLQHTKWGIGVALLFVTLPFVVRSVQPVLLELDREVEEAAASLGASNWIIFTRVMLPALLPSLLSGAGLAFSRAIGEFGSVVLIGGAVPGETEVSSQWIRTLIENDDRTGAAAISIVLLAISFAVLLILRAVGARAAKRDELVQ
- the cysW gene encoding sulfate ABC transporter permease subunit CysW → MILSPAVKHLLRYLALAYVIVLVVVPVGLILWRTFAPGVGAFVASITTPAAISALQLSLLVVAIVVPLNVLFGVPTALVLARNKFRGKSAMQAVIDLPFAVSPVVVGVALILLWGSAGLFGFVDNNLGLKIIFGFPGIVLASIFVTVPFVIREVEPVLHEIGTDQEEAAATLGSQWWQTFWRVTLPSIRWGLTYGVVLTIARTLGEYGAVLMVSSNLPGTSQTLTLLVSDRYNRGAEYGAYAVSTLLMSVAVVVLIAQVVFDARRSRDSR